The proteins below come from a single Demetria terragena DSM 11295 genomic window:
- a CDS encoding NAD(P)/FAD-dependent oxidoreductase, whose protein sequence is MTDTIEQPTATAHSPQARVDAWLADFEEALAREDIDGAVALFAVDSFWRDLVAFTWNLKTVEGRDAIAELLTARLKDTNPSGFRTREEPTADGEVTTAFIEFETAVGRGNGLLRLKGDQCWTLLTTLQEITGHEEPLGSTRVLGAVHGSDSDTRSWAQKRQDEEASLGYTEQPYTLVVGGGQGGIALGARLRQLGVPAIVVDKHERPGDQWRHRYKSLCLHDPVWYDHLPYMPFPQNWPVFAPKDKIGDWLEFYTRVMEVPYWSKTTCLSASFDEAEKTWTVEVDRDGERVTLRPTHLVLATGMSGKPSIPTVPGQDVFRGEQHHSSAHPGPDQYVGKRAVVIGSNNSAHDICKALVETGVDTTMIQRSSTHIVKSDSLMDLGLGDLYSERAVAAGMTTEKADLTFASLPYRIMHEFQIPIYDAIRERDKDYYQRLEDAGFKLDFGDDDSGLFMKYLRRGSGYYIDVGACELVANGSIKLAHGQVDHLTEDSVVLSDGTELPADVVVYATGYGSMNGWAADLIGQDVADKVGKVWGLGSDTLKDPGPWEGEQRNMWKPTQQENLWFHGGNLHQSRHYSLYLALQLKARHEGLATPVYGLQEVHHLS, encoded by the coding sequence ATGACTGACACCATTGAGCAGCCGACGGCGACCGCACACAGCCCCCAAGCCCGTGTTGATGCCTGGCTCGCGGACTTCGAGGAGGCACTAGCCCGGGAAGACATCGACGGCGCGGTAGCCCTGTTTGCTGTCGACAGTTTCTGGCGAGACCTCGTGGCCTTCACCTGGAACCTCAAGACCGTCGAAGGGCGCGATGCCATCGCAGAACTGCTGACGGCGCGGTTGAAAGACACCAACCCATCGGGTTTCCGCACGCGCGAGGAGCCCACCGCCGATGGTGAGGTCACGACGGCGTTCATCGAGTTCGAAACGGCGGTGGGGCGAGGCAACGGACTGCTGCGCCTTAAAGGCGATCAGTGCTGGACCTTGCTGACAACTCTGCAAGAAATCACGGGCCATGAGGAACCGCTGGGATCCACTCGGGTGCTCGGCGCCGTCCACGGGTCCGACTCGGACACCAGGTCGTGGGCCCAGAAACGGCAGGACGAGGAAGCGTCCTTGGGGTACACCGAACAGCCTTACACCTTGGTGGTCGGCGGCGGCCAAGGTGGCATCGCCCTCGGCGCGCGGCTGCGCCAACTCGGGGTGCCCGCCATCGTGGTCGACAAGCACGAACGCCCGGGCGATCAGTGGCGTCATCGGTACAAGTCGCTATGCCTGCACGACCCGGTTTGGTACGACCACCTGCCCTACATGCCCTTCCCGCAGAACTGGCCGGTCTTCGCGCCTAAGGACAAGATCGGCGACTGGCTGGAGTTTTACACCCGCGTCATGGAGGTGCCGTACTGGTCGAAGACCACGTGCTTGTCCGCGTCGTTCGATGAGGCGGAGAAGACCTGGACCGTCGAGGTTGACCGCGACGGGGAGCGGGTGACGCTACGCCCGACGCACTTGGTGCTGGCAACCGGTATGTCGGGTAAGCCGAGCATTCCTACCGTGCCTGGACAGGATGTCTTCCGAGGCGAGCAACACCACTCCAGCGCCCACCCGGGTCCGGATCAGTACGTCGGGAAGCGGGCTGTCGTCATCGGTTCGAACAACTCCGCGCACGACATCTGCAAGGCGCTTGTCGAGACGGGCGTCGACACCACGATGATTCAACGTTCCTCGACGCACATTGTGAAGTCGGATTCATTGATGGATCTGGGGCTTGGAGATCTCTATTCGGAGCGTGCCGTCGCTGCAGGGATGACGACCGAGAAGGCCGACCTGACGTTCGCGTCGCTGCCGTACCGCATCATGCACGAGTTCCAGATCCCGATCTATGACGCGATTCGGGAGCGAGACAAGGACTATTACCAGCGCCTTGAAGACGCAGGTTTCAAACTCGACTTCGGCGATGACGACTCCGGGTTGTTCATGAAGTATCTGCGCCGCGGCTCGGGTTACTACATCGATGTCGGTGCCTGTGAGCTCGTGGCGAACGGCTCCATCAAACTGGCGCATGGCCAGGTTGATCACCTCACCGAGGATTCGGTGGTGTTATCCGATGGCACCGAACTGCCTGCCGACGTCGTGGTCTACGCAACAGGTTATGGATCAATGAACGGCTGGGCGGCCGACCTCATCGGCCAGGACGTCGCCGACAAGGTCGGCAAGGTGTGGGGCCTTGGAAGCGACACCCTGAAAGATCCGGGACCGTGGGAAGGCGAGCAGCGCAATATGTGGAAGCCCACCCAACAGGAAAATCTCTGGTTCCACGGCGGAAATCTGCATCAGTCACGGCACTATTCGCTGTATCTCGCACTTCAGCTCAAGGCCCGTCACGAAGGGCTGGCCACGCCGGTCTACGGGCTTCAAGAGGTGCACCACTTGAGTTAA
- a CDS encoding 4a-hydroxytetrahydrobiopterin dehydratase: protein MSALTRQQISDRAPDGWRLLLKQIQTTAKFETFTAAGEFVARIGALADERDHHPDLAIRWPGHVEIVLTSHDVGAVTDRDLTMAEVVTDLAAERGAVLDPSGCSIVEVALDVMDIDQVRPFWAALLGYVKEQPGVADDTVRAIRDPHGLNANMWFQQMDEPRTERNRFHLDVVVPHDEAQQRLDAALAAGGRLLSDERARAFWVLADPEGNEACICTWQDRD, encoded by the coding sequence ATGAGCGCTCTCACCCGGCAGCAGATCTCCGACCGCGCACCCGACGGCTGGCGTCTGCTCCTCAAGCAGATTCAGACCACCGCCAAGTTTGAAACCTTCACCGCCGCAGGCGAGTTCGTCGCCCGCATCGGGGCACTGGCGGACGAGCGTGACCATCACCCCGACCTGGCGATCCGGTGGCCGGGCCACGTCGAGATCGTGCTGACGTCCCACGACGTTGGCGCGGTGACCGACCGCGACCTGACGATGGCGGAGGTGGTCACTGACCTCGCGGCTGAGAGGGGCGCAGTCCTGGACCCGAGCGGGTGCTCGATCGTCGAGGTCGCACTGGACGTGATGGACATCGACCAGGTACGCCCGTTCTGGGCCGCACTACTCGGGTACGTCAAGGAGCAGCCGGGCGTCGCCGATGACACCGTGCGGGCCATCCGCGACCCGCACGGACTCAACGCCAACATGTGGTTCCAGCAGATGGACGAGCCACGCACCGAGCGCAATCGGTTCCACCTCGACGTCGTGGTCCCACACGACGAAGCGCAGCAGCGTCTGGACGCAGCTCTCGCCGCTGGTGGGCGACTGCTCAGCGATGAGCGAGCGCGCGCGTTCTGGGTGCTCGCCGACCCAGAAGGCAACGAGGCGTGCATCTGCACCTGGCAAGACCGCGACTGA
- a CDS encoding PadR family transcriptional regulator, producing MSLEHAIAVSLAEQPASGYELARRFDRSLGFFWSASHQQIYRTLARMESSGLVSAQVQPGEGAPDRKVFSLTTDGRSELKAWTQSPSVVQRPRSAFAIKVRGMHHGDRDAVIDDIRRQRAAHAEQLAYYERNAEKNYPDPGALDPDEVPLYLVLRGGIRTERAQRDWCDEMLETLTAQENS from the coding sequence ATGTCCTTGGAGCACGCGATCGCGGTTTCTCTTGCCGAACAGCCGGCGAGTGGCTACGAGCTCGCGCGCCGATTTGATCGTTCGCTGGGGTTCTTCTGGTCGGCCAGCCACCAACAGATCTATCGAACTCTTGCCCGGATGGAGTCTTCGGGCCTGGTCTCTGCACAGGTTCAGCCGGGGGAGGGCGCACCTGATCGCAAGGTGTTCTCACTCACTACGGACGGCCGCAGTGAGTTGAAGGCGTGGACGCAAAGTCCCTCGGTTGTTCAACGGCCCCGAAGTGCGTTTGCGATCAAGGTCCGGGGGATGCACCACGGTGACCGCGACGCGGTCATCGACGACATTCGACGCCAGCGCGCGGCGCATGCCGAGCAGTTGGCCTACTACGAGCGCAATGCGGAGAAGAACTACCCCGATCCCGGCGCACTCGACCCTGATGAGGTGCCGCTGTACCTCGTGCTGCGCGGCGGCATCCGCACCGAGCGTGCTCAGCGCGACTGGTGCGACGAAATGCTCGAAACCCTGACTGCCCAGGAGAACTCATGA